In Drosophila willistoni isolate 14030-0811.24 chromosome XR unlocalized genomic scaffold, UCI_dwil_1.1 Seg144, whole genome shotgun sequence, one DNA window encodes the following:
- the LOC6638952 gene encoding transmembrane emp24 domain-containing protein B gives MRLTWQRRDDGLSIYLLLTICFILCGYLIDTSCGQEAQQPWYENLPAVAMDYKVHIDAGKEDCYHQYVQAGATFYVSFSVVRGGDGMAGFAVRNPAGEIVKPYQWQATADYTDQVSPGGYYSVCIDNQFSRFAGKLVNIYITVVKYDAWDKYAKEIEQLQLNMQNFTATIGTVERNINDMLGYQAHSRHREARDYALLLDNNSYIQTFSVSQIVVILITCSIQVFFVRKLFDVKSNSKSRI, from the exons ATGAGATTGACGTGGCAAAGAAGAGATGATGGATTAAGCATTTATCTATTGTTGACAATTTGTTTCATATTATGCGGATATTTAATCGATACGAGTTGCGGCCAAGAGGCCCAACAACCATGGTATGAGAATTTACCAGCCGTGGCCATGGACTACAAG GTCCACATCGATGCTGGCAAGGAAGACTGCTATCATCAGTATGTCCAAGCGGGTGCAACATTCTATGTGTCATTCAGT GTTGTTCGTGGTGGCGATGGCATGGCTGGCTTTGCTGTGCGTAATCCAGCTGGCGAAATCGTCAAGCCATATCAATGGCAGGCTACAGCCGATTATACAGATCAAGTGTCACCGGGTGGCTATTATTCCGTTTGCATTGACAATCAATTTTCGCGATTTGCCGGCAAATTGGTTAATATCTATATAACCGTTGTCAAATATGATGCATGGGATAAATATGCCAAGGAAATTGAGCAACTTCAACTGAATATGCAAAACTTTACG GCCACCATTGGCACTGTAGAGCGTAATATAAATGATATGTTGGGCTATCAGGCTCATAGTAGACATCGGGAAGCCAGAGATTATGCCTTACTATTGGATAATAATTCCTATATACAAACATTCTCGGTTAGCCAAATTGTTGTCATATTAATCACTTGCTCTATACAG GTGTTCTTTGTGCGCAAATTATTTGATGTCAAATCGAATTCCAAGAGTCgcatttaa
- the LOC6638951 gene encoding galactose mutarotase, producing MVHVKKDIFATSALNPFTKRTENITRFTLSNYYGMSVQIITLGATITSIKYPDVNGQIDDVCLGFDDLAGYQSTRNPYFGASIGRVCNRVANGRFRLDGKVIEVSKNRDNKFQLHGGFVGFDKAHWEVEKVLPDGVILKHINPDGHEGYPGQVTVLATFRLGEDNCLTVSFQAETTKPTPINLTNHAYFNLAGHKSGAKGLYEHTVEINAFGITETDTDSIPTGEITPLEGSPYNLQVAANLGDRLALIHPALGFDDNYCVKSEPSQPWNFVARVSHPAKGRWLEVVSNQPGVQFYTSNFMPDVERGEVPIPGKDNAAYAKHGAFCLETQKYPDSVNHSNFPTTIVRPGEQYNHEIIYKFGVVFAQK from the coding sequence ATGGTTCATGTGAAGAAGGATATTTTTGCCACATCGGCATTGAATCCGTTTACGAAGAGAACGGAAAATATCACAAGATTTACACTCTCCAATTACTATGGAATGTCCGTGCAGATCATCACACTGGGAGCCACAATAACAAGCATTAAATATCCCGATGTGAATGGTCAAATAGACGATGTATGTCTTGGATTTGATGATCTGGCCGGTTATCAGAGTACGAGAAATCCATATTTTGGAGCCTCTATCGGACGTGTCTGCAATCGTGTGGCCAATGGAAGATTTAGACTGGATGGCAAAGTGATTGAAGTATCAAAGAATCGTGATAATAAATTCCAACTTCATGGCGGATTTGTGGGCTTCGATAAGGCCCATTGGGAGGTGGAGAAAGTGCTTCCAGATGGGGTCATTCTCAAGCATATCAATCCCGATGGACACGAAGGTTATCCAGGCCAAGTGACAGTGCTGGCCACGTTCAGGCTAGGCGAAGACAATTGCCTGACTGTTAGTTTCCAGGCAGAGACGACCAAACCAACGCCCATTAATCTCACCAATCATGCTTATTTCAACTTAGCTGGACATAAATCTGGTGCCAAAGGTCTCTATGAGCATACCGTTGAAATAAATGCCTTTGGCATAACCGAAACCGACACCGATTCCATTCCAACCGGCGAGATAACACCCCTCGAGGGTAGTCCGTATAATTTGCAAGTTGCTGCCAATTTAGGTGATCGCCTTGCCCTGATCCATCCTGCCCTGGGCTTCGATGATAATTATTGTGTTAAGTCTGAACCATCGCAACCGTGGAATTTCGTTGCTCGTGTCTCCCATCCAGCCAAAGGTCGTTGGCTCGAAGTGGTCAGCAATCAGCCGGGTGTGCAATTTTATACATCCAATTTTATGCCCGATGTGGAACGCGGTGAAGTGCCCATTCCGGGCAAGGATAATGCTGCTTATGCCAAACATGGTGCCTTTTGTTTAGAAACTCAAAAGTATCCCGATTCCGTGAATCATTCCAATTTTCCCACTACCATTGTACGACCTGGTGAGCAATATAATCATGAGATCATTTACAAGTTCGGTGTGGTTTTTGCTCAAAAGTGA
- the LOC111519417 gene encoding chymotrypsinogen A, which translates to MFFRIQILILLSIICYSHSLGYLRIMNGLRAKERQLPYQVGIISYFDNALNDVSLCGGSILNTQWILTAAHCMQEPDSKLVKVSVFLGRSKMSVNKEIAINIRDIRVHKKFNRLSVANDIALIKLPRQLKFNSLIKPIKLPSNANDDYTNRTAIFSGWGLTAKQEASDSLQYQRAKVISNEQCEMEWNHQLKNGANKLVLSSFICIESNNGLPCRGDSGGPLVLDDGTRTLIGIVSHGYDEKCLMKVPDILTRVSSFLDWITEVTEGKL; encoded by the exons ATGTTTTTTCGTATTCAAA TCCTCATATTGTTGTCGATAATCTGCTATAGTCATAGCCTTGGTTATCTACGCATAATGAACGGTTTGAGAGCCAAAGAAAGACAATTACCCTATCAAGTGGGTATAATAAGTTACTTTGATAATGCATTAAACGATGTAAGTTTATGTGGCGGAAGTATTTTAAATACCCAATGGATACTCACAGCTGCCCATTGTATGCAAGAACCAGATAGTAAACT AGTGAAAGTTTCTGTCTTTCTGGGCAGATCAAAAATGTCGGTGAATAAGGAGATTGCCATTAATATACGTGACATTAGAGTACACAAAAAGTTCAATCGTCTTTCTGTGGCTAATGATATTGCACTTATAAAATTGCCCAGacaattaaaattcaattcattgaTAAAACCCATCAAATTGCCATCAAACGCAAATGATGACTATACCAATAGAACAGCAATTTTCTCTGGTTGGGGACTAACTGCCAAACAAGAAGCAAGTGATAGTCTTCAATATCAAAGGGCTAAGGTCATTAGCAACGAGCAATGCGAGATGGAATGGAATCATCAACTTAAAAATGGGGCCAATAAACTTGTATTAAGCTCATTTATATGCATCGAATCTAACAATGGTTTACCTTGTCGCGGTGATTCAGGTGGTCCATTGGTTCTAGATGATGGTACCCGTACATTAATTGGAATTGTATCACATGGCTATGATGAGAAATGTCTTATGAAAGTTCCGGATATACTCACGCGTGTCTCGTCGTTTCTAGATTGGATTACCGAAGTGACTGAGggaaaattataa